From the Saccharomonospora marina XMU15 genome, the window CGGACTGCTGGTGATCATGGTGTTCTCCGTGCGACTGGGCTGGTTCCCCCGAACCGAGTGGGTGCGGCTGAGCGAGAGCGTGGCGGACAACCTCTACCACGCGTTCCTGCCCGCGCTGACGATCGCGCTGGTGGAGGCGGCGATGTTCACCCGCATCCTGCGCAACGACCTGATCACGACGCTGCGCGAGGACTACATCCTCTCGGCGAAGGCCAAGGGCATGTCGCCGGTGCACATCATGTTCTCCGACGCGCTGCGGCCGTCGTCGTTCTCGTTGATCACGGTGCTGGGCATCAGCCTGGGCAGGCTGATCGGCAGCACGGTGATCGTGGAGTACCTGTTCGCCCTTCCCGGGATGGGTTCGCTCGTCATCAACGCGGCCAACCAGGGTGACTTCACGATGGTGCAGGGGGCGGTGCTGGTGATCGCGCTGATCTACGTGGTGACCAACGCGCTGATCGACCTCTCCTACAACTACCTCGACCCACGGATCAGGCGGGCCCATGTCTGACGTCGCCAGCTCGAAACCACGCGGCAGGGCAGGCCGTGTCGCCTCGTTCGACGTGGCCGCATGGTTGTGCGGCGGCTGGTTGGTGACGCTCGTGCTCGCCGCGGTGTTCGCGCCGCTGCTGCCGCTGGGCGAGCATGCCGACATCGCGAACACCATCGACTCACCCGCGCTGGCCCGGCCGGACCTGTTCTCCGAACACCCGCTCGGCACCAACAACTTCGGGCTGGACCTGCTGGCCAGGGTCATCCACGGCGCGCGGGCGTCGCTGGTCGTCTCGGTGGGGGCGGTGCTGATCGGCATGGTGGTGGGCGGCTCGATCGGCATCGTCGCGGGCTACTTCCGCAAGCTCACCGACTCGGTGATCGGTGTGCTGACCAACTCGTTGCTGGCTGTGCCGCCGCTCATCCTGCTGATCGCGCTGGCGACGGTGCTGCGGCCGAACCTGCGCAACATCGCGATCGCGCTGTCGCTGCTGGCACTTCCCAGCATGATCAGGATGGCAAGGGCCAGCACGCTGGCGTTCGCGCAGCGCGACTTCGTGCTGGCGGCGAAATCCATGGGAGCTTCGCGGCTGAGAGTGATGACGCGCGAACTGCTGCCCAACGTGATCCTGCCGCTGGCCTCCTACGGCATGGTGATGGTCTCGGTGCTGATCGTGGCGGAGGCGTCGCTGAGCTTCCTCGGTCTGGGAATCCAGCAGCCGGACCCGTCGTGGGGAAACATGATCGCCGAGGGCGAGGGTGACACCTTCGCCGAACACCCGCACGTCGTGCTCGTCCCGGGCATCGCGCTGTTGCTCACCGTTTTCTCGTTCAATCTGCTCGGGGAGAAGGCCAGGAAACGCTGGGACCCCCGGGTCGCGAAACTGTAAGGAGGCGGCAGGCAATGGAACCGACCCCTGCTATGCCGACCGCGACGCCGCCGAGCACGCGCCGGGCGCCGCTGCTCGTGGTGCGCGACCTGCGTACCCGGTTGCGCACCGAACGAGGCGAGCTGACCGCTGTGGACGGCGTCTCGTTCACCATCGCAGAGGGCGAGACGTTCGGCATCGTGGGGGAGTCCGGATCGGGCAAGTCGGTGCTCGGCCGGACCGTCATGGGCCTGCACACCACGGGCGCGGGCACGACCGTCACCGGCAGCGTGCTCTTCGACGGCGTCGATGTGCACGCCATCGGCTCCTCCGGCAGGCGCGCGCTCTGGGGATCGCGGCTCGGCATGGTGTTCCAGGACCCGATGACCGCGTTGAACCCGGTCAAGAAGGTCGGCGCGCACCTGACGGAGACCGTGCGCAAGCACCAGCGGCTGGACAGGGCAAAGGCCCGCGCGCGAGCGGAGGAATTGCTGCGCCTGGTGGGAATCCCGGAACCGCGGCGCAGGTTCGGGCAGTATCCGCACGAACTGTCCGGCGGCATGCGGCAGCGCGTGGTGATCGCGATGGCACTGGCCAACCACCCGAAGCTGCTGATCGCCGACGAGCCGACCACCGCGCTGGACGTCACCGTGCAGAAGCAGATCCTGGACCTGCTGGCGGACCTGCGGACCGAACTCGGCATGGCGATCGTCCTCATCAGTCACGACCTCGGGGTGGTCGCGGGCAGGACCGACCGGGTCGCGGTGATGTACGCGGGTCGCATCGTGGAGACCGCCCCGGCGGCGGAGCTGTTCTCACGGCCACGACATCGCTACACCGAGGCGCTGCTGGCGTCGATACCGAAGCTGGCCGACCCGCCGCACTCCCGGCTGGAGGCCATCGAGGGCGCACCGCCCGACATGGTCGCGCCCGCACCCGGCTGCGCCTTCGCGCCACGTTGCCGCCATGCCGATGCCACATGCCACGAGCTCGCCGCCGAGCCGGTGGCCGCGGCGGACTCGCCGCGACACGTGTTCGCCTGCCACCACCCCGCCTCGGAAGGAGCGATGCGATGACCGCCGCAGCCGAGCACCGGCACGGGAGAACCCCGGTGCTGTCCGTTCGCGATCTGGTGGTGGAGTTTCCCGCAGGAAGATCGCAGCGGGTACACGCGGTTTCCGGCGTCAGCTTCGACGTGTTCGAGGCAGAGACGCTGGGCATCCTCGGCGAGTCCGGCTGCGGCAAGTCGACGACGGGCCGCGCGGCCATGCAGCTACCGCCGCCGACGTCGGGTTCGGTGCGGCTGCGCGGCAACGAACTGACCGGGCTGCGGCCCCGGGCGCTGCGGCGCGAACGCAGGAAACTGCAGATGATCCTGCAGGACCCGGTGTCGTCACTGAACCCGAGGCGAAGGGTCGCCGACCTCGTCGCGGAAGGGCCGAGGATGTGGGGACAGCCACCCTCACGCGAACGTGTCGAGTCGGTGCTTTCCTCGGTCGGGCTGGATCCGGCGACGGTGTGGCGGCGCAGGCCGCACGAGCTGTCCGGAGGGCAGTGCCAGCGGGTGTGCATCGCCAGGGCGCTGCTGCTCCAACCCGACGTGCTGATCTGCGACGAACCGGTGTCCAGTCTGGACGTCTCGGTGCAGGCGCAGATTCTGAATCTGCTGGAGGACGCCAAACACGAGCACGGGCTGAGCATGGTTTTCATAGCACACGACATCGCCGTGGTGAAGAACATCAGTGACCGCATCATGGTGATGTACCTCGGCAAGACCTGCGAGGTGCTGCCGTCGGCGGACATCTCCGCCTCGGCACGGCATCCCTACACCAGGCTGCTGCTGGAATCGGTTCCCGGCGTCGAGCAGGTCGAGCAGCTCACCGGTGATGCGCCTGCACAGCAGGAACTGCCGTCGCCGTTGAACCCGCCCAGCGGCTGCCGGTTCCGCACGCGGTGTCCGCTGGCCACAGCACGCTGCGCGCGTGAGGAGCCCCCGCTGCGTGCCGTCGGCACAGACCACTACCTCGCGTGCCACAACGTGGCGGCATGAGAAGGGAGCAGTCGCGGGTGGAGACTTTCGCCGAGATCCTGAGTTCTCGTGCCGACGACGCGGCGATCGGGATGTGTTTCGGTGACAGCCGATGGAGCTGGGCGCGGATCGTGCGCGAGTGTGCCGAGCGAGCCGCCGCCGTCGAGGCGGAGGTACCTGCCCCGGCCGACCGGCAGCGGCACGTCGGCGTGCTGCTGGACAACATCGCGGACTACGTGTTCTGGTTGGGTGCCGCCGCGCTGGCCGGCGCGGTGCTGGTGGGCATCAACCCCAGCCGTCGCGGCGCGGAACTCGCGCACGACATCCGACACACCGACTGCGACCTGCTGGTCACCGAGTCCAGGCAGCGGCAGCTGCTGGACGGCCTGGAACACGGCGTGCCCGCCGAGCGCGTCCTCGACGTGGACTCCCCACACTACCAACGCTTCCTCGCGCCCTACCGGGAGGCGGCGCTGCCCGCCGAGCCTCCCTCGGCCGAGTCGATGCTGCTGCTGTTGTTCTCGTCGGGATCGACCGGCGCGCCGAAGGCGGTCGTCGTCAGCCAGGGCAGGCTCGGCCTGCTGGCACGCACGATGGCCGACCGCGTGGGGCTGCGGCGCGACTCCGTCACCTATGTCTGCATGCCGCTGTTCCACGGCAACTCGGTGATGATGAACCTCGCGCCCGCGACCGCCGTGGGCGCAAGGATGGTGCTGGCGCGCAAGTTTTCCGCATCGGGCTTCTCCGCCGACATCCACCGCTACGGCGTGACCTACGTCAACTACGTAGGCCGTGCGTTGTCCTATGTACTCTCCACACCGCAGGACCCCCGCGACCGCCACAGCACGCTGGAGGCGGCCTTCGGTACGGAGGCCTCGGAGTCCGATGTCGAGCGCTTCCAGCGCCGGTTCGGTTGCACGGTCACCGAGGGCTACGGGCTGAGCGAGGGGGTGCTGCGCATCAACCGCACCCCCGACACCCCGCCGGGCGCGCTCGGCAAGCCGGTGCCGGGCCTCGACGTGCGGGTGCTCGACGAGCACACCGGTGCCGAATGCCCCCGTGCCAAGCTGGACGCAGGCGGCAGGCTGCTCAATCCCGAGGCCATCGGCCAGCTCGTCGCCATCGGCGGGGCGAGCGCGTTCGAGGGCTACTACCGAAACCCCGAGGCCACCGCCGACCGGATACGGGGTGAGGACTTCTGGAGCGGCGACCTCGCCTATCGCGACAGCGACGGCTTCTTCTACTTCGCAGGCCGCTCCTCGGACTGGCTGCGGGTCGACAGCGAGAACTTCTCCGCCGCGCCGGTGGAGCGCATCCTGCGGCGCTACGGACCGGTTTCGGCCGCCGTGGTGTACGCCGTCCCGGACGCGCGCACCGGCGACGAGGTGATGTGCGCACTCGAACTGCACGAGGGGCAGCGGTTCGACCCGGAGGACTTCGCCAGGTTTCTCGACGGGCAGCCGGATCTGGGCACCAAGTGGCGCCCCCGGTTCGTCCGGATCGTCGACGCCGTCCCGGTGACCGGCAACGGCAAGGTCAACAAGCAGCCGCTGCGCGCGGCCGCGTGGCACACCACCGATCCGTTGTGGTGGCGGGAGGGCCGCTCGCGGCGGTACCGGCCGTTCGAGCCGCGGCACCGGCAGCGACTGGAGAACGAGTTCGCCGAGCACGGCAGGCTGGCGCTGCTGCCGGGATCGAGGAGGTGAGTGTCGGTGTTGGACTCCGAAGTCAGCGAGCTGCTGACACTGTTGAACGAGGGCTTTCCCCGGGTGCACGAGATGACGGGTGAGCAGGCACGCGCCGCCGTCGCCGCGCGCAGGCAGCCGGTGACCAACCTCGATGACGTGCGTGGCACCGAGGAGCACACGTTCGACACCGGGTGGACGACGCTGCGGGTGCGCGTCTACCACCCGCACGGGCAGCCTCCGCACCCGGTGGTGGTGTTCTTCCACGGCGGTGGGTTCGTCTTCTGTGACCTCGACACCCACGACGGCTTCTGCCGTGCGATGTCGCGACACACCGGGGCGCTGGTGGTGTCGGTGGACTACCGGCTCGCTCCGGAGCATCGGGCCCCCGCGGCGGCGCACGACGCCGACGCCGCGGTGCGTTGGGCCGCGCGCAACGCGGCACGGTTCGGTGGTGACCCGGCCAGGCTTGTGGTGGCCGGAGACAGCGCGGGAGGAAACCTCGCCGCCGTGGCCTGCCTGCTCAGCCGTGACCACGACGGGCCGCCGATCGCGGGCCAGGTACTGGCCTACCCGGTCATCGACCCGTCGTTCGACACCGACAGCTACCGCCGCTACGGCGACGGCTACTACAACACCGAGGCGTCGATGCGCTGGTACTGGACGCAGTATCTGGGGGAGGGGCTGCCGTTGCCGAGCCCGCGGCACCTGGTCGCGCCGCTGCGAGCGCCCGGACACGCCGACCTGCCCGCCGCGGTCGTCGTCACGGCGGGCCTCGACCCGCTGCGCGACGAGGGGCACGCCTACGCCAAGGCATTGCGCGAGGCGGGCGGCACCGTGGTGCATCGCGACTACCCCGGGTTGTTCCACGGGTTCTTGACCTTCGCCTCGCTTCGCGCCGCCGAGTCGGCCCGGCGACTGCTGTGGCGTGACATGCGAAGCCTGCTCGATGCCGGTGGGCGCTGATGGCCGGGCTGGTGTCGCTCGCGGGCAAGGTCGCCCTCGTCACCGGCGCGGCAAGGGGGCAGGGGGCCGCCCAGGCGCGGTTGTTCGCCGAACTCGGTGCGCAGGTGATCGTCACCGACACGCGCGAGACCGAGGGTGCCGACGTGGCGTCGGCGCTGGGCGAACAGGGATCGTTCGATCGGCTGAACGTCGCCGATGCCGCCGACTGGGAGCGGGTCGTGGCGAGGGCGCTGGACACGCACGGCCGGCTCGACGTGCTTGTGAACAACGCCGGTATCTACCACAAGGCGCCGCTGGCGGAGACCTCGCAGGAGCTGCTGCGGGAACTGCTCGACGTCAACCTGCTCGGGCCGATTCTCGGGATGCGTACCGTGGCGCCGTGGATGCCGGACGGCTCGGCGATCGTGAACGTCGCTTCGATCTCCGGGTTGCGCGGACACGCGGGTGCGATCGGCTACGCCTCGGCCAAGTGGGGGCTGCGCGGTGCCAGCCGGTCCGCGGCGCGGGAACTGGCGCCCCGCGTCCGCGTCAACTGTGTGTGCCCCGGCGCCGTCGACACGCCGATGATCGACGCGGCCACACTGGACCTGTCCCACCTGCCGCTGCCCCGTGCGGGCACGGTCGGCGAGGTGGCGGCCGTCGTGGCCTTCCTGGCTTGCGACGCGAGCGCTTACTGCACCGGAGCGGAGTTCGTGGTGGACGGCGGTGCCACCGCCTGACCCACCGCGAGTCCCCCGCTCCCGCCCGCGGGTCCCCCGCTGCTGCCCGCGAGTTCTGCGTTCAGGAACGCGGGACTCGGGGTCGCTTCGCCCGCTTGCGCCCGCTCTTGGTCCGTTCGCGTGCCAGCCGATCGAGGTCGGCCAGCATGGCGTCGGCTCGGTCGCGTTCGGACTCGTAGTAGCGCTGCGACCATCGCAACACCAGCTCCGGGTAGGCCCAGTTCGGGTCCTTGGCGGCCCCCTCGGTGTCCGCTACCGCGCGAACCCGCATCTTCTCGGACTGCTCCCGATGCGAGACCAGCAGGTCGCGGAGTCGTTCGGGGTCGGCGAGGTGGCCGAGCCACATCCGCAGCATCACGCCGTGCTTGAGTACCGCGGGTTCGGCGGGTGTCTCGTTGACCCAGCGAGCGATGGCGCGTTCGCCTTCCTTGGTGATCGCGTAGAGCCGCTTACCTCGGACGTCGTCCTTGGTGACCACTCGTGAGGTGGCGAAACCGTGCTCCTCCAGCCTGCGCAGTTCGCTGTAGATCTGGCTGTAGGAAGGAGCCCAGTAGAAGAACCGCAGGCTCCAGTCGGCCCACTTCTTCAGGTCGTAGCCGGACAGCTCGGAACCGAAGGAAAGCAGGCCGAGTACCGCCCAGCTGGTGGGCCGCAGCGAGGGTAGTGCCTCGCTCGCCTCGTCGTTCGACATGGGCGTCAGGATACCCCGCGCGAACTGCGACGTCGCGATGGAGGGTTGGCCGGAGTATGCCTAGTAGATATAGTCGCTAACGAAATAGTGAGATTCGCGACCGCGAGGGGTTTGGTATGGGTGGCAACGCTTCCGGCCAGCAGGTGCGCGACGTGCTCGTGGTCGGGGCGGGCTTCGCGGGGTTGTACGCGTTGCACCGCTTCCGGCAGGACGGGTTCGACGTGCAGGGTGTCGAGGCCGCGCCCGGTGTGGGCGGAACCTGGTACTGGAACCGTTATCCCGGCGCGCGGTGTGACGTGGAGAGTGTGGACTACTCCTACTCCTTCGACGAACGGCTGCAACAGGAATGGCGCTGGAGCGAGCGATACGCGGCGCAGCCGGAGATCCTTGCCTACCTCGAGCACGTCGCGCGCCGCTTCGACCTGGAGTGCCTGATCAGGTTCGAAACCAGGGTCACGTGCGCGCGCTTCGACGAACAGGACTCGATGTGGACTGTCGGTACCGACACCGGGGACACGCTGCGCGCACGGTATCTGGTACTGGCGACCGGCTGCCTGTCGGCGGTGCACACCCCGGACATTCCCGGTGCCGCCGACTTCGCCGGTGAGGTGCTGTTCACGGCGAACTGGCCGCATCATCCACCCTCTTTCGAGGGCAGGCGGGTCGGGGTGTTAGGCACCGGATCGTCGGGAATCCAGTCGATACCGATCCTGGCTCGTGAGGCCGCCTCGCTGACCGTTTTCCAGCGTTCCGCCAACTACAGCGTCCCGATGCCCAACCAGGTGCTGAGCGACGAGGAGTGGGAACGGATTCGTGCCGACTACCCGGCGCGCAGACGCAAGTCCGCCTACGCGCCTGCGGGAACACCGCACGAGCCGTACCCGAAGGGCGCGCTGGAGATCGGGGAGGAGGAGCGCCGCGCCGCGCTCGAGGCCAGATGGCAGCAGGGCGGAGTGCTGTTCGGCAAGACCTTTCCCGACCAGATGTCCGACCTCGCGGCCAACGATGTCGCACGTCGATTCGCGGAGGAAAAGATTCGCCGGATCGTGCATGACCCGGTGACGGCGCGGGATCTGATTCCCACCGACCATCCCATCGGCACCAAGCGGATCTGTACCGACATCGGCTACTACGAGACGTTCAACCGGCCGAACGTGCGGCTGGTGAACCTGCGGCGGGAACCGATCACGCGCATTACCGAGACCGGAATCCGGACCGGCGGTGGCGAGTACGAATTGGACGTGCTGGTCTACGCCACCGGGTTCGACGCGATGACCGGTTCGTTGTCGCGAATGGCGCTCAGCGGCAGGGACGACGTTCGGATACAGGACGTGTGGGCGCATGGACCACTGACCTACCTCGGCCTCGGCATCCCGGGCTTTCCGAACCTGTTCAATCTTGGTGGGCCGGGGTGCCCCTCGGTGCTGGCGAACATGGTGCTGCACTCTGAGCAACAGGTGGATTGGGTCGCCGACCTGGTGACGTGGTGTGCGTCCAACGGCATCGACCAGGTGGAGCCCCGCCACGACGCGGCGGTGAAGTGGACGGAGCACGTACAACAGGTCTCACGCCGTACGCTCTTCCCGATGGCCTCCTCCTGGTACACCGGAGCCAACATCGAGGGCAAGCCCCGGGGTTTCATGCCCTACGCGGGCGGGTTCGGCAACTATCGCACCAGCTGTGACCAGGTGCGCTCGGACGGCTACGAGGGAATGGTGTTCACGCGGCGCTGAGTTCGCGCCCCGGCGTGATTCAATGCGGCCATGGCCTTCGATGCTGAGCCATCCACGCTGGTCGAACTGTGCCTGTGGCAGGCGAATCAGCGCGGCGAGGCGCTCGCGGTGTGGGACGAAGCAACCGGCCTGAGCTACCGGGAGCTGGCACGGAGGTCGGCCTCCCTCGCCGCGGCCTTGCGCGAGAACGGTGTGCGAGCGGGCGATCGTGTGGTGCTGTGCGGACGCAACTCGGTCGCATGGGTGGAGGTTGCCTTCGCGACGCTGTTCGCCGGGGCCACGCTGGTGCCGATCGGTTACGGCGCCCCTGAGGCGGAGCGTGCCCGCGTGGTGGAGCGGGTCGGGCCGAGGCTGGTCGTTGCCGTGCCGGGGGAGGGCTGGCCTTCGGCGCCGACCGTGCTCGCCCCGGAAGAACTCGACTCGCGACGCGTCGCCGCACGACCACCACACCTGCCGGCTGCCGACGACGTCGCCGTGATCCTGTCCACCTCCGGAACCACGGGCGAGCCGAAACTCGTACCCATGACGCACGGCCAGTTGGCGCGCTGTTACGGCGAGGTGGCCCGCAGGCTGCAGCTGCGAGCCGACGACCGGTTGCTCGGTGCGGTCCCGCTGGCCCATTCCTTCGGGTTGAACGGTGTGCTGCTCATCGGGCTGCACGCTGGGGCGGCGATCAGGCTGGTGCCGCACTACCGGGCCGAGGGGTTGTCCGAACTGGTGCGCGGGCAGCGACTGACCGTGATCGTGGGTCCCCCGACGATCTTCTTCGATCTCGCCGCCGGTGACGGCAAGCCCGTGCCAGGCTGCCGGATGGCGATCACCGGAGGCGCCGACGTCTCACTGCGGCGGATGCGGCAGGCATGCTCGCGGGCGGGTATCGAGCGGATGTTCGTCGGATACGGGCTGACCGAAACCTGCGGCACCGTCGCCGTGGGCGAGGTGCCCGAGCGCGGGGTCGGCGACCTCGCCAAGCTGACCCCGCTGCGTGACCTCGAGGTGCAGATCGTCGACGAGCAGGGCCGCCCGCTGCCCACGGGAGCCGAAGGCAGGATCTGGGTGCGAGGGCACAACGTCATGCCTGGCTACCTGCACCAGGAGGAAGCGACACGGCGGGTGCTGCGCGGGGACGGTTGGCTCGATACCGCTGACATCGGAAGGCGCTATGCCGACGGGGATCTCAGCATCGCCTCGCGGGCGCGAGACGTCGTCATCGTCAGCGGTTTCAACGTCTACCCGCGAGAGGTGGAGCACGTCCTTGTCGAGCACGGCAGCGTCGCGCAAGCCGTGGTGCTGGGCCTGCCCGACGAGCGGCAGGGGCAGCGGCTGGTGGCATGCCTCGTGCCGGCCTCGGGCGCGGTGCTGGACACCCGGGAGTTGCTGGCGTACTGCCGCGAGCGGTTGGCCGCGTTCAAAGTGCCACGGACGATGATCACGTTCGAGTCTTTGCCGACCACCGAGACCGGCAAGATATCCCGCCCCGCGGTGCGCCGGCTGCTTCGGCAGGAGTCGCGATCGGCCGTCCGGTGTTGTCGGGGGGATTGACCCCGCCACTGCTCGTCGTCCTCCGCGCACGTTCCGCTCACCGGTGCGGATTGCTTGCGTTACGGGAAGGTCGCTGTTATCGGCTCCGCCCTTGACGTGCGGGGGTGGCCTGCTTAGGTTGCGTGCAGACAAGCAAGCGCTTGGTTCTGGGTAGGAGTCCAAAGGAGGACGCCATGAGAGTCCGGCTTGTCGCGGTGGTCGCGGCCGTGTTGTTGCTGGCGGGATGCGGGGGCGGTGGAGCGTCCGGCACGGACGGTGACGGTGTCTATCGCGTGCTGGTCAGCGCCGGGCTCAGCGCGCAGGGTGTGCTCGCGGCCAATGCCGAGACGGCCGTGCTGGCGGCACGCGCAGGCGTGGCGGACATCAACAAGGCGGGCGGCATCGGTGGCAGCAAGGTCGAGATCGAGGTGGTCGACGACGCGGGCGACCCGTCGGTGGCCATCACCAAGCTCCGTGAAGCCACCACCGGGCAGCACAAGCCCGACCTTTACCTCTCCTCCGGCCCCTCCAACGTCAGTTCAGCGGTACTGCCGATCCTGAACCGGGAGCAGATCCTGTCCTTCAACATCGGCCCCACCGAGAACTCGGCCGATCCCGAGCAGTTCCCACTCAACTTCGACCTCTCACCGAGTCCGAAGGACTACGTGGAGGGCTTCCTGCCGCACATCCAGCAGCAGGGCTACGGTTCGATCGGCGTCATCCACGGCAACACCTCCTACGGCGAGGCGTTCGGACCGATGGCACGCCAGGTTCTCAGCGACGCGGGTATCGAGGTCACCGGCATCGAGAAATACGACGTCGAGGGTTTGGACATGACGGCGCAGCTGAGCAGGCTGCGTGACAAGAACCCCGATGCCCTCGTGATGGACGGCTACGGCCCGCCCGTCGGCTACCTGCTGCGCAGCCTCGACCGGCTCGGCTGGGACGTTCCGGTGCTCGGCAACACCTCCGTGTCGGCGACCAAACTCGTCTCCACCGAACCGCCGAGTGGCATGCTCGGCACCGAACTGGTCACCAACCTCAGGATGCAGGTCTTTTCCAGCACCGTTTACTCCGAGCAGGCCGACAAGGTCAACAAGATGGTCGAGACGATGACCGGCCTCGGCGAGATCCCGACCACGCTGATCCTCGCCTACCACTACGACGCGCTGCCTCTCGTGGCGGCCGCCGCGGAGCACGTCGGTTCCACCGACGACGCCACCGCGCTCGCGGAGGCGCTGGAGAAGAAGGAGGTTCTCGGGAAGGCGAAGACGGTGGTGCTGGACAGCTACCACTTCACCGCGCAGGAGCACGCACCCAACGTCGGTGACGACGTCTTCGCCTTCGTCGCTCCGTCCAAGATCGTGAACGGGCAGTTCAGAGGAGCCGACGAATGACCCGCCCTCGGCACGGCAGGCGGGTAGCACTGTGACGCTGCTGTGGTCCGGGCTCGGGCTCGGCGCGGTCTACGCACTGGTCGCCATCGGCTACAACATCGTCTACATCTCCTCGCACAGCTTCAACTTCGCACACGCGCAGTTGTTGATGGTGGGCACCTTCGTCGCCTACACGGGCCTGGTCACGCTGCACCTACCGGTGCTCGTGGTCGCGCTCATGGCGACGCTGACGGTGATGTTGCTGGCCGCGCTCGAAGAGCGGTTCGCGGTACGCCCGGTGAGCGACCACAAGACCCAACTGGTCACCACACTCGGCGTGGCCACGCTGCTCAACGGGGCGACGCAGCTCATCTGGGGCAGTGAACCGCTGACGGTGCCGTTCTTCGCCTCCGACGAACTGCTCGACGTCCTCGGCGGCCGGGTGTACCCGGTGGAACTCGCGCTGCTGGCCGTCGCGGTGCTGCTGGTGGTGCTGCTCGGCCTGCTCGGCAGGCGCACGCTGCTGGGGCTGGCTCTGCTGGGCATGTCCGAGGACCGCGAAGCCGCGACGTTGCGCGGCATCAACGTGCGGCGGCTGGCCTTCGCGGCGTTCGCCTTCTCCGGCGCGCTCGCGGGGGTGCTCGGGCTGTTCGTGGGACCGAAGACCTTCGCCGTGGCCACACTCGGTGTGGCGCTCGCGGTGAAGGGGTTCGTAGCCATGGCGATCGGAGGCTTCGGTTCGCTGCCGGGAGCTCTGGTCGGCGGGCTGAGCGTCGGTCTCATCGAGACCTTCGCCGCGTTGCGGCTCGGCAGCGAGTACAGCGGAATCACGGTGTTCGTGGTGCTGATCGTGATCCTGCTGGTGCGTCCCTCCGGGCTGTTCACCCGAACCCGAGAACGGGCGGTGTGAGATGACAGCGATCTGGTGCCGCGTGCGCGCGCTTCCCGGATGGGTGTTTCCGCTGGCCGCCGGGGTGGTGCTGATCCTGCTGCCGCTGGCGGGACTGGACTTCGCCGCATCGCGGCAGGTGCAGCTCGTCTGCGTGCTCGCACTGCTGGTCAGCGGGCTGAACCTGAGCCTGGGCTACGCGGGGGAGTTGGCGCTGGGCCAGGCCGCCATGTTCGCGGCCGGCGCCTACACCGCGGGGCTGCTCTCCGTCTCCGGACACACCGACATCGTGCTGCAGTTGGTGGCCGGCGGCGTCGTCGCGCTCGCCGTCGGCGTTGTCACCGGCATTCCCGGGCTGCGCCTTGGCCACTGGTCACTGGCGTTGACCTCG encodes:
- a CDS encoding PadR family transcriptional regulator, yielding MSNDEASEALPSLRPTSWAVLGLLSFGSELSGYDLKKWADWSLRFFYWAPSYSQIYSELRRLEEHGFATSRVVTKDDVRGKRLYAITKEGERAIARWVNETPAEPAVLKHGVMLRMWLGHLADPERLRDLLVSHREQSEKMRVRAVADTEGAAKDPNWAYPELVLRWSQRYYESERDRADAMLADLDRLARERTKSGRKRAKRPRVPRS
- a CDS encoding flavin-containing monooxygenase, with the translated sequence MGGNASGQQVRDVLVVGAGFAGLYALHRFRQDGFDVQGVEAAPGVGGTWYWNRYPGARCDVESVDYSYSFDERLQQEWRWSERYAAQPEILAYLEHVARRFDLECLIRFETRVTCARFDEQDSMWTVGTDTGDTLRARYLVLATGCLSAVHTPDIPGAADFAGEVLFTANWPHHPPSFEGRRVGVLGTGSSGIQSIPILAREAASLTVFQRSANYSVPMPNQVLSDEEWERIRADYPARRRKSAYAPAGTPHEPYPKGALEIGEEERRAALEARWQQGGVLFGKTFPDQMSDLAANDVARRFAEEKIRRIVHDPVTARDLIPTDHPIGTKRICTDIGYYETFNRPNVRLVNLRREPITRITETGIRTGGGEYELDVLVYATGFDAMTGSLSRMALSGRDDVRIQDVWAHGPLTYLGLGIPGFPNLFNLGGPGCPSVLANMVLHSEQQVDWVADLVTWCASNGIDQVEPRHDAAVKWTEHVQQVSRRTLFPMASSWYTGANIEGKPRGFMPYAGGFGNYRTSCDQVRSDGYEGMVFTRR
- a CDS encoding class I adenylate-forming enzyme family protein, yielding MAFDAEPSTLVELCLWQANQRGEALAVWDEATGLSYRELARRSASLAAALRENGVRAGDRVVLCGRNSVAWVEVAFATLFAGATLVPIGYGAPEAERARVVERVGPRLVVAVPGEGWPSAPTVLAPEELDSRRVAARPPHLPAADDVAVILSTSGTTGEPKLVPMTHGQLARCYGEVARRLQLRADDRLLGAVPLAHSFGLNGVLLIGLHAGAAIRLVPHYRAEGLSELVRGQRLTVIVGPPTIFFDLAAGDGKPVPGCRMAITGGADVSLRRMRQACSRAGIERMFVGYGLTETCGTVAVGEVPERGVGDLAKLTPLRDLEVQIVDEQGRPLPTGAEGRIWVRGHNVMPGYLHQEEATRRVLRGDGWLDTADIGRRYADGDLSIASRARDVVIVSGFNVYPREVEHVLVEHGSVAQAVVLGLPDERQGQRLVACLVPASGAVLDTRELLAYCRERLAAFKVPRTMITFESLPTTETGKISRPAVRRLLRQESRSAVRCCRGD
- a CDS encoding ABC transporter substrate-binding protein gives rise to the protein MRVRLVAVVAAVLLLAGCGGGGASGTDGDGVYRVLVSAGLSAQGVLAANAETAVLAARAGVADINKAGGIGGSKVEIEVVDDAGDPSVAITKLREATTGQHKPDLYLSSGPSNVSSAVLPILNREQILSFNIGPTENSADPEQFPLNFDLSPSPKDYVEGFLPHIQQQGYGSIGVIHGNTSYGEAFGPMARQVLSDAGIEVTGIEKYDVEGLDMTAQLSRLRDKNPDALVMDGYGPPVGYLLRSLDRLGWDVPVLGNTSVSATKLVSTEPPSGMLGTELVTNLRMQVFSSTVYSEQADKVNKMVETMTGLGEIPTTLILAYHYDALPLVAAAAEHVGSTDDATALAEALEKKEVLGKAKTVVLDSYHFTAQEHAPNVGDDVFAFVAPSKIVNGQFRGADE
- a CDS encoding branched-chain amino acid ABC transporter permease, which produces MTLLWSGLGLGAVYALVAIGYNIVYISSHSFNFAHAQLLMVGTFVAYTGLVTLHLPVLVVALMATLTVMLLAALEERFAVRPVSDHKTQLVTTLGVATLLNGATQLIWGSEPLTVPFFASDELLDVLGGRVYPVELALLAVAVLLVVLLGLLGRRTLLGLALLGMSEDREAATLRGINVRRLAFAAFAFSGALAGVLGLFVGPKTFAVATLGVALAVKGFVAMAIGGFGSLPGALVGGLSVGLIETFAALRLGSEYSGITVFVVLIVILLVRPSGLFTRTRERAV